One genomic segment of Microbacterium sp. ProA8 includes these proteins:
- a CDS encoding glycoside hydrolase family 3 N-terminal domain-containing protein codes for MSDVVMPAVSPRVQSLHAQMTLDEKIAQLVGYWVDKGGEVVAPMAGERGNSGPYEEATAHGLGHLTRVYGTRPVEPIARAEWLWTEQRRLRTGTRLGIPAIVHEECLTGLAAWKAATFPTPLAWGAAFDPDLTEEIGAAIGRSMAELGIHQGLAPVLDVVTDARWGRVDECIAEDPYVVGTIGTAYVRGLQSAGVDATLKHFAGYSASQAGRNHAPVQMGRRRLQDVVLPPFEMAIRDGGVQSVMNSYAEIDGVPVASDPTLLTDLLREEWGFEGTVVADYFSVAFLHSLHGVAGDLGEAAVLALRAGIDVELPTADAFAAPLHVRLAAHPDEVELVDRAVLRVLAQKERLGLLDADFETPPTEVDLDDPALRALARRAAEESVVLLTNDGVLPLAAPARIALIGPNADSAESLMGCYSFANHVLAHHPGTPLGFEMPTIAEALRAQFAGADIVVEHGCEVEDPDTSGIAAAVEAAAAAEVAIVVVGDRAGLFGRGTVGEGNDVDDLELPGVQRRLVEAVIATGTPTTVVVVSGRPYAIGWMLEGPGAASAVVQAFFPGEEGGPAIARILSGRTQPSGRLPVSLPRSAGAQPYTYLHPVLGGPTEITSADNTPALPFGHGLTYTTFERGSLTATDAATDGILDVTVVIANTGDRPGTDVVQLYARDRVASVTRPVAQLLAYQRVSLEPGESVSVSFAVPAARLAFTGREGRRIVEPGSIDLWVGPSCAVRDDEVQVELTGDVHVVSAADPRVATATVRTGVDAVPVH; via the coding sequence ATGAGCGACGTCGTCATGCCCGCGGTCTCGCCGCGGGTGCAGTCCCTCCACGCGCAGATGACGCTGGATGAGAAGATCGCGCAGCTGGTCGGCTACTGGGTCGACAAGGGCGGCGAGGTCGTCGCCCCGATGGCGGGTGAGCGCGGCAACTCCGGACCCTACGAGGAGGCGACAGCCCACGGGCTCGGTCACCTCACCCGCGTGTACGGCACGCGCCCCGTGGAGCCGATCGCGCGGGCGGAGTGGCTCTGGACCGAGCAGCGGCGCCTGCGCACCGGGACCCGGCTGGGCATCCCGGCGATCGTGCACGAGGAGTGCCTGACCGGTCTGGCGGCGTGGAAGGCCGCGACGTTCCCGACGCCCCTGGCCTGGGGCGCGGCCTTCGACCCGGACCTCACCGAGGAGATCGGCGCGGCGATCGGCCGGTCGATGGCCGAGCTCGGCATCCATCAAGGGCTCGCTCCCGTGCTCGACGTCGTGACCGACGCCCGCTGGGGACGCGTCGACGAGTGCATCGCCGAGGATCCGTACGTCGTCGGCACGATCGGCACCGCCTACGTGCGCGGGCTGCAGTCGGCCGGCGTCGATGCGACCCTCAAGCACTTCGCCGGGTACTCGGCGTCGCAGGCGGGCCGCAACCACGCGCCGGTGCAGATGGGCCGGCGGCGGCTGCAGGACGTCGTGCTGCCGCCGTTCGAGATGGCGATCCGCGACGGCGGGGTGCAGTCGGTCATGAACTCGTACGCCGAGATCGACGGAGTCCCGGTGGCTTCCGACCCGACCCTGCTGACCGACCTGCTGCGTGAGGAGTGGGGGTTCGAGGGCACCGTCGTCGCCGACTACTTCTCGGTGGCGTTCCTGCACTCGCTGCACGGCGTCGCCGGCGACTTGGGCGAAGCGGCCGTGCTGGCGCTCCGCGCGGGGATCGACGTCGAACTGCCGACCGCCGACGCGTTCGCGGCGCCGCTGCACGTCCGGCTCGCCGCGCATCCCGATGAGGTGGAGCTCGTCGACCGCGCCGTGCTGCGCGTGCTCGCGCAGAAGGAGCGGCTCGGCCTGCTCGACGCCGACTTCGAGACGCCGCCCACCGAGGTGGATCTCGACGATCCCGCGCTGCGGGCGCTCGCCCGGCGCGCGGCCGAGGAGTCGGTCGTCCTGCTGACCAACGACGGCGTGCTGCCGCTCGCGGCTCCCGCGCGGATCGCGCTGATCGGCCCCAACGCCGACTCGGCCGAATCGCTGATGGGGTGCTACTCGTTCGCGAACCACGTGCTCGCACACCACCCGGGCACGCCGCTCGGGTTCGAGATGCCGACCATCGCCGAGGCGCTGCGGGCGCAGTTCGCCGGCGCGGACATCGTGGTGGAGCACGGGTGCGAGGTCGAGGATCCCGACACCAGCGGGATCGCCGCCGCGGTCGAGGCGGCGGCCGCCGCCGAGGTCGCGATCGTCGTGGTCGGAGACCGCGCCGGGCTGTTCGGCCGCGGCACCGTCGGCGAGGGCAACGACGTCGACGACCTCGAGCTGCCCGGCGTCCAGCGCCGCCTCGTCGAGGCGGTCATCGCCACCGGCACGCCGACGACCGTCGTGGTCGTCTCAGGTCGCCCGTATGCGATCGGCTGGATGCTCGAGGGCCCGGGCGCGGCGAGCGCGGTCGTGCAGGCCTTCTTCCCCGGCGAGGAGGGCGGCCCGGCCATCGCGCGGATCCTGTCCGGCCGCACGCAGCCGTCGGGCCGCCTGCCGGTGTCGCTCCCCCGGTCGGCGGGCGCGCAGCCGTACACGTACCTGCACCCGGTGCTCGGCGGACCCACCGAGATCACGAGCGCCGACAACACCCCCGCCCTGCCGTTCGGGCATGGTCTGACGTACACCACGTTCGAGCGCGGATCGCTGACGGCGACGGATGCCGCGACCGACGGCATCCTGGATGTCACGGTCGTCATCGCCAACACCGGCGACCGGCCCGGAACGGACGTCGTGCAGCTGTACGCGCGGGACCGGGTGGCGTCGGTGACGCGGCCGGTCGCGCAGCTGCTGGCGTATCAGCGGGTGTCGCTGGAGCCGGGCGAGTCCGTGTCGGTGAGCTTCGCCGTGCCGGCCGCGCGCCTGGCCTTCACCGGACGCGAGGGTCGCCGCATCGTCGAGCCCGGCTCGATCGATCTGTGGGTCGGCCCCTCGTGCGCCGTGCGCGACGACGAGGTACAGGTCGAGCTGACCGGCGACGTCCATGTCGTCTCCGCAGCCGACCCGAGGGTGGCGACGGCGACGGTGCGGACCGGCGTCGACGCCGTGCCCGTGCACTGA
- a CDS encoding extracellular solute-binding protein, protein MMGKRILAGSAALVVGALALAGCSAGGSGENADGDVEMTLWQNSTTGPGQQFWKDAIAAFEDENPGVTIKMQSVQNEDMDGKLQTALNAGDAPDIFLQRGGGKMTAMVNAGQLMDLTDLIADDIKSEIPEGSFAAETYQDKVWAMPLSVLPGGFFYSQDAFDNAGITENPETIDDLKAAVESLKGTGIEPIALGAKAAWPAAHWYYFFAIRECSPEVIEATGDTKDFSDECWLRAGEDLEDFAAIDPFNDGFLTTEPQQGAGSSAGLIANRQAAMELMGAWDPGVIASLTPDEKPLPDLAWFPFPEIEGGDGEPGSMMGGVDGYSCSVDAPKECADFLNFVASADQQTAYYKAFNSPPVNTVAQEAVTEPYLQQILEAYNNAPFVSQWLDTVLGQNVGNALNVAVVDMLAGNSDPQKLVDAVNAAGKQG, encoded by the coding sequence ATGATGGGCAAGAGAATCCTCGCGGGTTCCGCAGCACTCGTCGTCGGCGCGCTCGCGCTCGCCGGCTGCAGTGCCGGCGGTTCGGGCGAGAACGCCGACGGCGACGTCGAGATGACGCTCTGGCAGAACTCGACGACCGGTCCTGGCCAGCAGTTCTGGAAGGACGCGATCGCCGCATTCGAGGACGAGAACCCCGGCGTCACGATCAAGATGCAGTCGGTCCAGAACGAGGACATGGACGGCAAGCTGCAGACCGCCCTCAACGCGGGTGACGCGCCGGACATCTTCCTGCAGCGCGGCGGCGGCAAGATGACCGCGATGGTCAACGCCGGCCAGCTGATGGATCTGACAGACCTGATCGCGGACGACATCAAGAGCGAGATCCCCGAGGGCTCGTTCGCTGCGGAGACCTACCAGGACAAGGTGTGGGCGATGCCGCTCTCGGTGCTGCCGGGCGGCTTCTTCTACAGCCAGGATGCCTTCGACAACGCCGGGATCACCGAGAACCCCGAGACCATCGACGACCTCAAGGCCGCGGTGGAGAGCCTGAAGGGCACCGGGATCGAGCCGATCGCCCTCGGTGCGAAGGCCGCCTGGCCCGCCGCGCACTGGTACTACTTCTTCGCGATCCGCGAGTGCAGCCCCGAGGTCATCGAGGCGACGGGCGACACGAAGGACTTCAGCGACGAGTGCTGGCTGCGCGCCGGCGAGGACCTCGAGGACTTCGCGGCGATCGACCCGTTCAACGACGGGTTCCTCACCACCGAGCCCCAGCAGGGTGCCGGCAGCTCGGCCGGCCTCATCGCCAACCGCCAGGCCGCCATGGAGCTCATGGGCGCGTGGGACCCGGGCGTGATCGCCTCGCTGACGCCCGACGAGAAGCCGCTTCCCGACCTCGCCTGGTTCCCCTTCCCCGAGATCGAGGGCGGCGACGGCGAGCCCGGCTCGATGATGGGCGGCGTCGACGGGTACTCGTGCTCGGTCGATGCTCCGAAGGAGTGCGCGGACTTCCTCAACTTCGTCGCCAGCGCCGACCAGCAGACCGCGTACTACAAGGCCTTCAACTCGCCGCCGGTCAACACCGTGGCGCAGGAGGCCGTCACCGAGCCGTACCTGCAGCAGATCCTCGAGGCGTACAACAACGCCCCGTTCGTCTCGCAGTGGCTCGACACCGTGCTCGGCCAGAACGTCGGCAACGCGCTCAACGTGGCGGTCGTCGACATGCTCGCCGGCAACAGCGACCCGCAGAAGCTCGTCGACGCGGTCAACGCGGCAGGCAAGCAGGGCTGA
- a CDS encoding ROK family protein produces MNDPVGSRQANLSRLLRLAHLEGPVSRATLTGATGLNRSTIADLVGDLVALGVAEERAPDPSRRVGRPSPLVAAHPRVVAIAVNPEVDALTIAAVGLDRAVRRRERIEMAGLLGPEGTARLIGEIVAAWRSDDLAGAAIAGVGVAVPGLVRASDGLVRDAPHLRWTDTALRELIEAATGLPAVVGNDATLGVLAEHLFGAARGIDDVVYLNGGASGIGGGLIVQGMPVAGASGYSGEFGQNRPGIASTADRRADNGVLEDEVSRARLLAVLGRANADEPALAEMLRAASAPEVRDEIARQRRILSTALANAVNVLNPAVVVLGGFLAMLAGDDLDGFTEAVVAQTMPANGEDLEIRPAALAEDRLLIGAAEAAFAELLRDPAGVELS; encoded by the coding sequence ATGAACGATCCGGTCGGCAGTCGCCAGGCGAACCTGTCGCGGCTGCTGCGCCTGGCCCACCTCGAAGGCCCCGTCTCGCGTGCGACCCTGACCGGTGCGACCGGCCTCAACCGCTCGACGATCGCCGACCTCGTCGGAGACCTCGTCGCCCTCGGCGTCGCGGAGGAGCGGGCGCCCGACCCCAGTCGACGCGTGGGGCGACCCTCTCCTCTGGTCGCGGCGCACCCCCGTGTCGTGGCCATCGCCGTGAACCCCGAGGTCGACGCCCTCACGATCGCCGCGGTCGGGCTGGATCGCGCCGTGCGGCGGCGGGAGCGCATCGAGATGGCCGGCCTGCTCGGGCCTGAAGGCACCGCCCGGCTCATCGGCGAGATCGTCGCCGCATGGCGCAGCGACGATCTCGCCGGCGCGGCGATCGCCGGGGTCGGCGTCGCCGTGCCGGGCCTCGTGCGCGCCTCGGACGGACTCGTGCGCGACGCCCCTCACCTGCGGTGGACCGACACCGCGCTGCGTGAGCTCATCGAAGCCGCGACCGGCCTGCCCGCCGTGGTCGGCAACGACGCGACGCTGGGCGTCCTCGCCGAGCACCTCTTCGGCGCCGCGCGCGGCATCGACGACGTCGTCTACCTCAACGGCGGCGCGAGCGGGATCGGCGGCGGTTTGATCGTGCAGGGGATGCCGGTGGCCGGCGCCTCGGGCTACTCCGGCGAGTTCGGGCAGAACCGCCCCGGCATCGCATCGACCGCCGATCGGCGGGCCGACAACGGCGTGCTCGAGGACGAGGTGAGCCGCGCCCGGCTTCTCGCCGTGCTCGGCCGGGCCAACGCCGACGAGCCCGCCCTGGCCGAGATGCTGCGCGCGGCGAGTGCGCCGGAGGTCCGTGACGAGATCGCGCGGCAGCGCCGCATCCTGTCGACCGCACTGGCCAATGCGGTCAACGTGCTGAATCCGGCCGTCGTGGTGCTCGGCGGCTTCCTGGCCATGCTCGCCGGCGACGATCTGGACGGCTTCACGGAAGCCGTCGTCGCCCAGACCATGCCGGCGAACGGCGAAGACCTCGAGATCCGGCCGGCGGCCCTCGCCGAGGATCGCCTGCTCATCGGCGCTGCCGAGGCCGCGTTCGCGGAGCTGCTGCGCGACCCGGCCGGTGTCGAGCTGAGCTGA
- a CDS encoding LacI family DNA-binding transcriptional regulator, whose protein sequence is MSTPQRVTLAEIAAEAGVSLATMSKVLNGRPDVSPATRARLEEHLARHDYTRRSQTPRSEFVELVFHELEPSWSMEVIEGVEDIAHAAGLSVVLTVSGDRHSPSADWIDGVLRRRPVGVVLVFSDIADRYREKLRSRGIPFVIVDPAGDPSPDVPSVGSANWAGGLMATRHLIELGHRRIAAISGPQDMMCSLARVDGYRSAMNAAGLPIDPAFVRFGDFHPGGGEAHARELLALPDPPTAIFAGSDLQALGVIAAGSAAGLRVPDDLSVVGYDDIALARWLSPQLTTVHQPLRRMGEEATRLALRLADGATPETLRMDLATHLVVRGSTAPHPS, encoded by the coding sequence ATGTCGACACCGCAGCGCGTGACGCTCGCAGAGATCGCCGCCGAGGCGGGCGTCTCACTCGCGACGATGTCGAAAGTGCTCAACGGCCGGCCCGACGTCTCACCTGCCACGCGCGCGCGGCTCGAGGAGCACCTCGCCCGGCACGACTACACCCGGCGCAGTCAGACCCCGCGCAGCGAGTTCGTCGAACTGGTGTTCCACGAACTGGAGCCGAGCTGGTCGATGGAGGTCATCGAGGGGGTCGAGGACATCGCGCACGCCGCCGGGCTCTCGGTCGTGCTCACCGTGAGCGGGGACCGCCACTCCCCCTCGGCGGATTGGATCGACGGGGTCCTGCGCCGCCGCCCCGTGGGTGTGGTGCTGGTGTTCTCCGATATCGCCGACCGCTACCGCGAGAAGCTCCGCTCACGCGGCATCCCGTTCGTCATCGTGGACCCCGCCGGCGACCCGTCCCCCGACGTGCCGTCTGTCGGGTCGGCCAACTGGGCGGGCGGTCTGATGGCGACGCGCCATCTGATCGAGCTGGGGCACCGCCGGATCGCGGCCATCAGCGGTCCCCAGGACATGATGTGCTCGTTGGCGCGCGTGGACGGCTATCGTTCGGCGATGAACGCGGCGGGGCTCCCCATCGACCCCGCGTTCGTCCGGTTCGGCGACTTCCATCCGGGCGGTGGCGAGGCCCACGCGCGAGAGCTGCTGGCACTGCCCGACCCGCCCACGGCGATCTTCGCCGGCAGCGACCTGCAGGCACTCGGGGTGATCGCCGCGGGCTCGGCGGCGGGGCTGCGGGTGCCCGACGATCTGTCTGTCGTGGGGTACGACGACATCGCGCTGGCACGGTGGCTGAGCCCGCAGCTCACCACCGTCCACCAGCCGCTGCGGCGCATGGGCGAGGAGGCGACCCGCCTCGCGCTGCGCCTCGCCGACGGCGCCACGCCCGAGACCCTGCGGATGGATCTGGCGACGCACCTCGTGGTGCGCGGGAGCACGGCGCCGCATCCGTCCTGA
- a CDS encoding sugar ABC transporter permease → MSSDARGLAQHDGGGITPPPSVPQGRRRPRGLGWAGRLEVMILVGPALIFFVGFVIFPVIMAAYYGFFRWSGFGPATDFIGLQNYVTIFTDPIFQQALGHNAFIVVASLVLQGPVAILLALLLNRRMRGQSVIRVLIFVPYVIAEVIVGTGFSLMLATNGAVNGFLEKVGLDWLAQDWLADPSIAIWTLMAILTWKYIGFAVILFLAGLQGIPQELYEAAAIDGASYWQIQRTITLPLLGPTLRIWAFLSIIGALQLFDLVYIIWGQYVSSVAGTNTMAIYMVATGRNSGNFGYGSAVAVVIFVISLVVALIYQRTILRRDTAGAITERGVK, encoded by the coding sequence ATGTCTTCTGACGCTCGCGGTCTTGCACAGCACGACGGGGGCGGCATCACGCCGCCCCCGTCGGTGCCGCAGGGCCGCCGGCGCCCCCGAGGCCTAGGCTGGGCCGGCCGCCTCGAGGTCATGATCCTGGTGGGGCCGGCCCTGATCTTCTTCGTCGGCTTCGTGATCTTCCCGGTCATCATGGCCGCGTACTACGGGTTCTTCCGCTGGTCCGGCTTCGGTCCGGCGACCGACTTCATCGGCCTGCAGAACTACGTCACGATCTTCACCGACCCGATCTTCCAGCAGGCGCTGGGCCACAACGCCTTCATCGTCGTCGCGTCCCTCGTGCTCCAGGGCCCGGTCGCGATCCTGCTGGCGCTGCTGCTCAACCGCCGGATGCGCGGTCAGTCCGTGATCCGCGTCCTCATCTTCGTCCCCTACGTGATCGCCGAGGTGATCGTCGGCACCGGGTTCAGCCTCATGCTGGCCACGAACGGGGCGGTGAACGGCTTCCTCGAGAAGGTCGGGCTCGATTGGCTCGCCCAGGACTGGCTCGCCGACCCCAGTATCGCGATCTGGACGCTCATGGCGATCCTCACGTGGAAGTACATCGGGTTCGCCGTCATCCTCTTCCTCGCGGGACTCCAGGGGATCCCTCAGGAGCTGTACGAGGCGGCCGCGATCGACGGCGCGTCGTACTGGCAGATCCAGAGGACCATCACCCTGCCCCTGCTGGGTCCCACCCTGCGCATCTGGGCCTTCCTGTCGATCATCGGCGCGCTGCAGCTCTTCGACCTCGTCTACATCATCTGGGGTCAGTACGTGTCGTCCGTCGCGGGCACCAACACGATGGCGATCTACATGGTCGCGACCGGACGCAACTCCGGCAACTTCGGGTACGGCAGTGCCGTCGCCGTCGTCATCTTCGTCATCTCGCTGGTGGTCGCCCTGATCTACCAGCGCACGATCCTGCGCCGTGACACCGCGGGTGCCATCACAGAGAGGGGCGTCAAGTGA
- a CDS encoding LacI family DNA-binding transcriptional regulator, translated as MKRRPTITDVAAAAGVSVATVSKAVNGRYGVASETADRVLAVVAELGYESSLIASSMRSRTTGVIGVLVADFEPFSAEILKGVGQALRDSRYDLLAYSGSHSTAEGWERRSLSRLSGTLIDGAIMVTPTVVNVGTEVPVVAIDPHTGPADLPTVESDSYGGALQATRHLLELGHVRIGFIAGRPDLRSSIARDAGYRRALTDAGITVDPVLVGSGSYRQDAVRVAALEMLRRGDRPTAIFAANDISAMEIVKVAAELGLGVPRDLSVIGFDDIPEASKSAPALSTVRQPMQTLGAEAARLLLTLMDGDVPAATHVTLPTRLIPRGTTAPPL; from the coding sequence ATGAAGCGTCGTCCCACCATCACGGATGTCGCCGCGGCTGCCGGCGTCTCCGTCGCGACCGTGTCGAAAGCGGTCAACGGCCGCTACGGCGTGGCCAGCGAGACGGCCGACCGCGTCCTCGCTGTCGTCGCCGAGCTGGGGTACGAGTCGAGCCTCATCGCGAGCAGCATGCGCTCGCGCACGACCGGGGTCATCGGCGTCCTCGTCGCGGACTTCGAGCCCTTCAGCGCCGAGATCCTCAAGGGCGTGGGGCAGGCGCTGCGCGATTCGCGCTACGACCTGCTGGCGTACTCGGGCTCGCACAGCACGGCCGAGGGCTGGGAGCGCCGCTCCCTGTCGCGCCTCAGCGGCACCCTCATCGACGGCGCGATCATGGTGACGCCCACGGTGGTCAACGTCGGCACCGAGGTGCCGGTCGTCGCCATCGACCCCCACACCGGCCCGGCCGACCTCCCGACGGTCGAGTCCGACAGCTACGGCGGCGCGCTGCAGGCGACCCGGCACCTGCTCGAGCTGGGGCACGTCCGCATCGGCTTCATCGCCGGCCGGCCCGATCTGCGCTCGTCGATCGCGCGTGACGCCGGCTACCGGCGGGCGTTGACGGATGCCGGCATCACGGTCGATCCCGTGCTGGTGGGCTCGGGCAGCTACCGTCAGGACGCCGTCCGCGTCGCCGCGCTCGAGATGCTCCGTCGCGGCGACCGGCCGACCGCGATCTTCGCGGCGAACGACATCTCGGCGATGGAGATCGTGAAGGTGGCAGCGGAGCTCGGCCTCGGCGTGCCGCGCGACCTCTCCGTCATCGGATTCGACGACATTCCCGAGGCCTCCAAGTCGGCCCCCGCCCTCTCGACGGTGCGTCAGCCCATGCAGACGCTGGGCGCTGAGGCGGCCCGCCTGCTGCTCACGCTCATGGACGGCGACGTCCCGGCGGCGACGCACGTGACGCTTCCCACCCGGCTCATTCCGCGGGGCACGACCGCTCCGCCGCTCTGA
- a CDS encoding carbohydrate ABC transporter permease encodes MSTRTITLRDTVPGRRRDVNKLPWGSPAVYFIALVIIALMLGPVLYIIIGGFRTNSEITVDPSGLPVSWNPQNYVDVLTSGLFWTEVANSTMVALATTVGAVALGLMASYVIARYSFAGRGALYALFAAGLMFPITVAITPLYIVVRNLGLMNTLPGVILPQIAFALPTTIIILVPFLRAIPDEIQEAAYIDGCGRLSFFWRMVLPLAVPGVITVGILAFIGSWNGYLLPLFILNDEAQFTLPLGVQAFSSQYSVDTAKVLAFTSLSMLPALVFFSLFERRIVGGLTGAVKG; translated from the coding sequence ATGAGCACCCGGACCATCACGCTCCGCGACACGGTGCCCGGGCGCCGTCGCGATGTCAACAAGCTCCCCTGGGGGAGCCCGGCGGTGTATTTCATCGCGCTGGTCATCATCGCGCTGATGCTCGGACCGGTGCTCTACATCATCATCGGCGGCTTCCGCACGAACTCCGAGATCACGGTGGATCCGTCGGGCCTTCCGGTGAGCTGGAACCCGCAGAACTACGTCGACGTGCTCACCAGCGGACTGTTCTGGACCGAGGTGGCGAACTCGACGATGGTCGCGCTCGCGACGACCGTCGGCGCGGTCGCCCTCGGACTCATGGCGAGCTACGTGATCGCCCGCTACAGCTTCGCCGGCCGCGGGGCGCTGTACGCGCTGTTCGCCGCGGGCCTGATGTTCCCGATCACGGTCGCGATCACGCCGCTGTACATCGTGGTGCGCAACCTCGGTCTGATGAACACCCTGCCCGGCGTCATCCTGCCGCAGATCGCCTTCGCGCTGCCGACGACGATCATCATCCTCGTCCCGTTCCTGCGGGCGATCCCCGACGAGATCCAGGAGGCCGCCTATATCGACGGATGCGGCCGCCTGTCGTTCTTCTGGCGGATGGTGCTCCCGCTCGCGGTGCCCGGTGTCATCACCGTCGGCATCCTCGCCTTCATCGGAAGCTGGAACGGCTATCTCCTGCCGCTGTTCATCCTGAACGACGAGGCCCAGTTCACCCTCCCCCTGGGTGTCCAGGCGTTCTCGTCGCAATACTCGGTGGACACCGCGAAGGTGCTCGCGTTCACGTCCCTGTCGATGCTGCCCGCACTGGTGTTCTTCAGCCTGTTCGAGCGGCGTATCGTGGGCGGCCTGACGGGGGCGGTCAAGGGATGA